Proteins co-encoded in one Arachis hypogaea cultivar Tifrunner chromosome 13, arahy.Tifrunner.gnm2.J5K5, whole genome shotgun sequence genomic window:
- the LOC112735346 gene encoding uncharacterized protein, giving the protein MPQNFTLPSTLKPYNGIGDPNVHVTKFQAMMFMNKDSDQILCRTFPTFLDGAALIWFSNLPEGSISNFDELADQFVNHFAASKIYVHNSDYLSTIKQGPNESLKDYMTRFAEATNEIPNLNPEVHLHALKSGLRPGKFQESIVIAKPKTLAEFREKATT; this is encoded by the coding sequence ATGCCCCAAAACTTCACCCTCCCGTCAACTTTAAAGCCCTACAACGGAATAGGAGACCCAAACGTCCACGTCACCAAATTCCAAGCCATGATGTTCATGAACAAGGACTCTGACCAAATCTTATGCCGCACATTCCCAACCTTCCTAGACGGAGCCGCCCTTATTTGGTTTTCCAACCTTCCTGAAGGCTCCATCTCTAACTTTGACGAGCTAGCAGATCAGTTCGTCAACCACTTCGCCGCATCCAAGATATACGTTCACAACTCGGACTACCTAAGCACCATTAAGCAAGGACCAAATGAGAGCCTGAAAGATTACATGACCAGATTTGCCGAAGCGACCAATGAAATACCCAACTTAAATCCCGAGGTCCACCTCCACGCCCTCAAGAGCGGACTCCGGCCAGGAAAATTCCAAGAATCCATAGTCATCGCAAAACCAAAAACCCTAGCCGAGTTCCGCGAGAAAGCAACTACCTAG